The Acidobacteriota bacterium genomic interval GAACTGGGGCGAATCGCCGCCCAGACGGCCAAGCAGGTCATTTTCCAGAAAGTTCGGGAAGCGGAACGGGAGAACGTCTTCGAGGAGTATTCGGGCCAGATCGGACAGGTGGTCCACGGAATCGTGCGGCGCTACGAGGGGGGCAATATCGTGCTGGACATCGGCCGGACCGAGGCCGTGCTCCCGTACAACGAGCAGGCCCGCACCGAGGAGTATCGCCCGGGGGATCGGGTGCGAGCGGTCATCATCAAGGTGCACCGTCTCTCCAAGGGTCCCCAGATCGTCGTCTCCCGGGGCGATCCCAGCCTGTTGATCCGTTTGTTCGAGGCCGAGATTCCCGAAGTCTACGACCACACGGTCATCATCAAGAATGCGGTTCGCGAAGCGGGCGAACGAGCCAAGGTGGCGGTCTCGAGCCGGGACGACAACGTGGACCCGGTGGGAGCCTGCGTCGGCATGAGAGGCAGCCGGATCAACGCGGTGATCCGGGAGTTGCGGGGAGAGAAGATCGACATCATCCAATACTCGGACGACATCGTCGAGTACACCATCAACGCCTTGAACCCCGCGCGAATCTCCAAGGTGCTGGTCCAGGACCCGCTGGACAAGGTTCTGGAAGTCATCGTCCCGGAGGATCAACTGTCTCTGGCCATCGGCAGAAAGGGACAGAATGTCCGCCTGGGTTCCAAGCTGCTGGGTTGGGAAATCAACATCAAGAGCGAGGAGGACAAGAAACGGGAGATCCTGGCTCAGATGGAACAGCTGGCCGTACAGGCCGAACAGGCCGAACAGGCCGAACAGGCCGCGCGGGCGGGCCTGGAGGAGCTGGAGGGCCTGGGTGAAAAGACTCGGATTCGCCTCCAGGAAGCCGGTGTGCAAACCATTGAGGAACTTTCGAAGCGAACGGTCGAGGAATTGACGATCATTCCCATGATCGGCGAAAAGTCGGCTCTTAAGCTCCTTGCCCTGGCGGAGGCGTGGGTCCCCGGTCAGGCGCAGGACGCGGTTGTGGAAACAGCCGGGGAAGCCGAGGCTGAGTTGGTCTGAACCATAGATATGATGGACGTGCAAGCGGTTGTGGGCCGATGGAGTCCGCACCGGCGCATGTAAAGCGATAGGAAGCATCAAGACGGTTATGGAACAGGTGAGAGTCAACGAACTGGCTTCCGAATTCGAGATGCGGAGTACGGCCGTCATCTCGGAGCTCAAGAAGATCGGGGTCTGGGTGCCTTCACCCGAAACTCCGGTGGACTTTGACATCGCCAATCGAATCCGCCGGCGCCTGCAGCTCGTCATCGACACGGCGCAGGAGGAGCAGGCCCGGTCCGTCAAGGCGAAGGTCAGGAAACGGCCGGCCGCCAAGCCACGCAAGACCATCAAGCAGTTGGGCCAGCCCAGGAAAGCCGCGTCACCTGCGGCGGAGGCGATCGACAGCCCGTTCCTCATGGGATCGCTGAAGCCCAGAAAGGGGACAGGCAACTATCGGCGGGTCGTGACCGAGCCGCCGGAGGAGATCCTGGAGAAGACCGAGGTCACCATCGAAGACGAGCCCATCATCGAGAAGGTCGAGGCCCAGATTTCGGCGGAGCTTCTGGAACAGGCACAGCGAATGGTCCTTTCCACCCCGGCGCCGGTTACGTCCACCGGTCTTCCTCTGGTGCCGCCCGGTGGGGCCCCGCCAGTGGTTCCGCCACCGGTATCCGCGCCACCGCCGCCGGAAGATGTGGTGGAGCCCACTCCTGAGGAAGCTCCCACTCCCGATCTGCCGGATGAGGCGGTCGAGGCCGCCACGGCTGCCGAAGCCGAGGCTCCTGCCGTCGAAGCCCCGGAGACGGAAGACCAGCCCGCCGAGATGGTGAAAGAGCCCGAGGGCCCCGCCGTGATCACGGTCAGCGATTCGGTGACCGTGAGGGAACTGAGCGAGAAGTTGGGGGTCAAGAGCAAGGTGCTCATCAAGGAGCTCTTCTCCCGGGGCGTGATGGCAACCATCAATCGGAGTCTGGACCGCGACACGATTCAGCAGTTGTGCGACCTCTTCGAGATTCAGGTCGAGTTCGTCACCGAGCAGGAGGCCCTGGTCCAGGAGGAGCATGTCGTCGAACGTCCGGAAGACGTTCGCGTGCGGGCCCCGGTCGTCACCGTCATGGGGCATGTCGACCACGGAAAGACGTCGCTCCTGGACGCCATTCGAGAATCCCGTGTGGCCGAATCCGAAGCCGGGGGCATCACGCAGCATATCGGCGCCTACCATGTCTCCGTCGACGGCAGCAAGATCGTCTTTCTGGACACTCCGGGCCACGAAGCCTTCACCCTGATGCGGGCGCGCGGCGCCAAGGTGACCGACGTGGTGGTCCTGGTCGTCGCCGCGGACGATGGCGTCATGCCGCAGACTCTCGAGGCCATCGACCACGCCAAAGCCGCCGACGTTCCCATCGTGGTGGCCGTCAACAAGATGGACCGGCCCGACGCCAGGCCGGACCGGGTCAAGCAGCAGTTGGCGGACCGCGGACTCACTCCGGAGGACTGGGGCGGGGACACGGTCATGGTCGAGGTGTCCGCCTTGGTGCACACCAACCTGGACCTGTTGCTCGAGATGATCCTCCTGGTGGCGGATCTGACGGAGAGAACCGCCAATCCCCAGAAGCCGGCCGTGGCGGTGGTGCTGGAGGCTCAACTGGATCGGGGGCGAGGCCCGGTGGCGACGGCGCTGGTGCAGGACGGGACCCTCCGGGTGGGGGACTCCTTCGTGGTGGGCACGGCTTACGGCAAGGTCCGCGCCATGTTCGACGACCGGGGACAGCCCGTCGTGGAGGCCGGACCCAGTTCTGCCGTCGAGGTCTTGGGGCTGCAGGATCTTCCTCAGGCGGGAGACTCCTTCCAGGTTTTGGCAAGCGCCGCCAAAGCACGGGAAATCGCCCAGCAGAGGAGTCAGGAGCAGCGCCGGAAGGAGCTGGCCAGATCGGGGCCTGTGGGTCTGGAACAGCTCTTCGCCCAAATGGGAAGCCAGGAAGTCAAGGAACTCGACCTGGTCATCAAGGCCGACGGGCGCGGATCGGTCGAGGTCCTGGAAGGATCGCTTCGCAAACTGAGCGGAGAGAAGGTCCGCATCAAGATCGTCCACAGCGGAGTCGGCGCCATTTCCGAGTCGGATGTCTTGCTGGCGGCCGCCTCCAATGCCCTGGTGGTGGGCTTCAACGTCCGTCCCGAACGCAACGCCCAGATGACCGCCGAGCGGG includes:
- the nusA gene encoding transcription termination factor NusA, yielding MSNALSQSVEQLSREKGVESKVIYEALEDAMAAAARKHFRTEEDLQARYDPVTGTIEVFAVKRIVEEVEEAETEMALSEALQYDESFKVGDYLEIPKPPLELGRIAAQTAKQVIFQKVREAERENVFEEYSGQIGQVVHGIVRRYEGGNIVLDIGRTEAVLPYNEQARTEEYRPGDRVRAVIIKVHRLSKGPQIVVSRGDPSLLIRLFEAEIPEVYDHTVIIKNAVREAGERAKVAVSSRDDNVDPVGACVGMRGSRINAVIRELRGEKIDIIQYSDDIVEYTINALNPARISKVLVQDPLDKVLEVIVPEDQLSLAIGRKGQNVRLGSKLLGWEINIKSEEDKKREILAQMEQLAVQAEQAEQAEQAARAGLEELEGLGEKTRIRLQEAGVQTIEELSKRTVEELTIIPMIGEKSALKLLALAEAWVPGQAQDAVVETAGEAEAELV
- the infB gene encoding translation initiation factor IF-2, which gives rise to MEQVRVNELASEFEMRSTAVISELKKIGVWVPSPETPVDFDIANRIRRRLQLVIDTAQEEQARSVKAKVRKRPAAKPRKTIKQLGQPRKAASPAAEAIDSPFLMGSLKPRKGTGNYRRVVTEPPEEILEKTEVTIEDEPIIEKVEAQISAELLEQAQRMVLSTPAPVTSTGLPLVPPGGAPPVVPPPVSAPPPPEDVVEPTPEEAPTPDLPDEAVEAATAAEAEAPAVEAPETEDQPAEMVKEPEGPAVITVSDSVTVRELSEKLGVKSKVLIKELFSRGVMATINRSLDRDTIQQLCDLFEIQVEFVTEQEALVQEEHVVERPEDVRVRAPVVTVMGHVDHGKTSLLDAIRESRVAESEAGGITQHIGAYHVSVDGSKIVFLDTPGHEAFTLMRARGAKVTDVVVLVVAADDGVMPQTLEAIDHAKAADVPIVVAVNKMDRPDARPDRVKQQLADRGLTPEDWGGDTVMVEVSALVHTNLDLLLEMILLVADLTERTANPQKPAVAVVLEAQLDRGRGPVATALVQDGTLRVGDSFVVGTAYGKVRAMFDDRGQPVVEAGPSSAVEVLGLQDLPQAGDSFQVLASAAKAREIAQQRSQEQRRKELARSGPVGLEQLFAQMGSQEVKELDLVIKADGRGSVEVLEGSLRKLSGEKVRIKIVHSGVGAISESDVLLAAASNALVVGFNVRPERNAQMTAEREQVELRMYTVIYELIEEIQQAMLGLLEPTIRERLVGRAEVRDTFRVAKFGTIAGCFVRDGSISRNSLIRLVRDGAVIHEGRTASLRRFKEDVNEVRSGYECGISIANYQDIKVGDVIEAFVKEKVAPQLV